In a single window of the Calditrichota bacterium genome:
- a CDS encoding M23 family metallopeptidase, which produces MKRTLFALLANLAVWSVVVGQSLHWPTDASRLLSSSFCEYRPGRFHAGIDIKTGGAVGYKVFAVRPGYVSRVHVSPFGYGRVLYLVLDTGETAVYAHLQRFMDSIEERVYAEQEKRGRFSVDLYFRPSEFPVQQGQVIAYTGQSGAKAPHLHFELRDRYNCPVNPLLFGFQVQDTRPPVIRRVAFVPMDVNSRVQNDLAPLIRPAKVLNGHRFVLEESVQVWGRVGIAVSCYDQADGAENRFAVYALRLLVDGKEAFRSEYQRFCYEQNRQMLLDREFRLEARGHGDFQRLFRDPNNSLRFYRSRFRSSGILLAGVSEDPSDLCLAVGSHRVTIEASDYAGNVATLSFSLLVTAPGGPVPVLAAAPASKEALVAEADLGEVQFEGPEPGDTSLPFVTFAMQVDSMETEPQSLGLRHRAGRAGRQELVIDHDFYDDYVRLCIRAPRRLIDPPRVVAWHGSEKYSELSSWDIGLGTYVAGLPLDVGLKKSLHVEAVAADAKGDTLLGISSLQLFPITPERGGVVRSADGLSEVRFEGGAVYRPLYARVAEVPLTPTRRAPVVGKAYRFEPNDVPLKGTARLTISLTEPEPRPEQLAIYSVSPKGALAYVGRQGEPQGKQVRCTINRLGTFAVVRDSVPPVIASLQPAVGATLATDRPTLRVEFHDALSGIGGEEAIELLLDGRRVIAEYDPPRRCAFYVPRQPVARGAHRVTATVRDRCGNASTVEHRFFIR; this is translated from the coding sequence ATGAAGAGGACCCTTTTCGCGCTATTGGCAAATCTGGCGGTGTGGAGTGTGGTCGTCGGGCAGTCACTTCACTGGCCCACGGACGCCAGCAGGCTGCTCTCTTCGTCATTTTGCGAATATCGGCCCGGACGTTTCCACGCGGGGATAGACATCAAGACTGGCGGGGCCGTCGGCTACAAGGTCTTTGCCGTGCGCCCCGGATACGTGTCCCGCGTGCACGTGTCGCCATTCGGATACGGCAGGGTGCTCTATCTTGTTCTTGATACGGGAGAGACTGCGGTCTACGCCCATCTGCAGAGGTTCATGGACAGCATCGAAGAACGGGTTTATGCTGAACAGGAGAAGAGGGGCCGGTTCAGCGTGGACCTCTATTTTCGACCATCAGAATTCCCAGTCCAGCAGGGGCAGGTGATCGCCTACACCGGTCAGAGTGGAGCCAAGGCGCCGCACCTCCATTTTGAACTACGCGACCGCTACAACTGCCCAGTGAACCCCCTGCTCTTCGGCTTCCAGGTGCAGGATACGAGGCCCCCCGTCATTCGTCGCGTAGCCTTTGTCCCCATGGACGTCAATAGTCGGGTGCAAAATGACCTCGCCCCGTTGATCCGTCCCGCAAAGGTGTTGAACGGTCATCGATTTGTGCTCGAGGAGAGCGTGCAGGTGTGGGGTCGGGTCGGCATTGCGGTGTCGTGCTACGATCAGGCCGACGGCGCCGAGAATCGTTTTGCCGTCTATGCGCTGCGCTTGCTCGTTGATGGAAAAGAGGCTTTCCGTAGCGAATACCAGCGCTTCTGCTACGAGCAGAACAGGCAGATGCTTTTGGACCGGGAGTTTCGCCTCGAGGCGCGCGGCCACGGTGATTTTCAGCGCCTGTTCCGCGATCCCAACAATTCACTCCGCTTCTATCGCTCGCGATTTCGGTCCTCGGGCATTCTGCTTGCCGGGGTGAGCGAGGACCCATCCGACCTTTGTCTTGCTGTGGGTTCGCATCGGGTGACCATCGAGGCGAGCGACTATGCCGGAAACGTGGCTACACTGTCGTTCTCGCTCCTTGTTACTGCACCCGGCGGTCCGGTTCCGGTTCTGGCGGCTGCTCCCGCGAGCAAAGAGGCCTTGGTGGCGGAGGCAGACCTGGGTGAAGTGCAGTTTGAGGGACCAGAGCCAGGAGATACCTCTCTGCCCTTTGTGACTTTCGCCATGCAGGTCGACTCGATGGAGACTGAGCCACAGTCCTTGGGTCTCCGCCACAGGGCAGGCCGCGCCGGGCGACAAGAACTGGTCATCGACCACGACTTCTACGACGACTATGTGCGGCTTTGCATCCGGGCCCCCCGCCGGCTCATTGACCCGCCTCGAGTGGTTGCCTGGCACGGCAGCGAAAAGTACTCGGAGCTCAGTTCATGGGACATTGGCCTGGGAACATACGTGGCAGGGCTTCCGCTGGATGTGGGGCTCAAGAAGTCTCTCCACGTCGAGGCCGTTGCCGCCGACGCCAAGGGCGACACATTGTTGGGGATTTCCTCTTTGCAGCTTTTTCCCATCACCCCGGAGCGAGGGGGTGTGGTGCGCTCCGCCGATGGCCTGAGCGAGGTGCGCTTTGAGGGTGGAGCGGTCTATCGGCCGCTCTATGCGCGGGTGGCTGAGGTCCCTCTGACGCCCACCAGGCGTGCACCGGTTGTGGGAAAAGCTTACCGTTTTGAACCGAACGATGTGCCACTCAAGGGTACTGCTCGCCTGACCATTTCTCTGACAGAGCCGGAGCCACGCCCTGAGCAGCTGGCCATTTACTCAGTGAGCCCAAAGGGCGCGCTGGCCTATGTGGGAAGGCAGGGCGAGCCGCAAGGTAAGCAGGTGAGGTGCACCATCAACCGCCTGGGGACCTTTGCGGTGGTGCGCGACTCAGTGCCGCCGGTCATAGCCTCGCTGCAGCCTGCGGTCGGTGCAACGTTGGCGACCGACCGGCCCACCCTGAGGGTGGAGTTCCACGACGCGCTCTCCGGGATTGGCGGCGAAGAGGCCATCGAGCTCCTTCTGGATGGACGGCGCGTCATCGCCGAATACGACCCGCCACGGCGGT
- a CDS encoding YIP1 family protein yields MQWVIGRAKAILLEPRSTWERIKSEELTTSQILSQYVAVLAIVPAAAFYLRFFFSRGRVWVHFLSTAVYFVLCLALARLGARAIEAMARRFEVQGERIDFLKLVAFSLTPAFVGGVFLVIPWLSGLTFLLALYSLYLLYVGIPMLVRCPDEQVLTFSVSGMVVLYVLFVVAYAVPRAMMALF; encoded by the coding sequence ATGCAGTGGGTGATAGGCAGAGCCAAAGCCATTCTTCTCGAACCGCGTAGCACATGGGAGCGAATCAAGTCTGAGGAGTTGACGACGAGCCAGATCCTCAGTCAGTATGTGGCGGTGCTGGCGATTGTCCCGGCGGCGGCCTTCTATCTTCGCTTTTTTTTCAGCAGAGGAAGAGTGTGGGTCCACTTCCTGAGCACGGCGGTCTACTTCGTCCTTTGCCTGGCACTGGCTCGGCTGGGCGCGAGGGCTATCGAGGCGATGGCCCGCCGATTTGAGGTGCAAGGCGAACGAATCGATTTTCTGAAACTCGTCGCCTTCTCTCTGACCCCCGCGTTTGTGGGTGGCGTCTTCCTTGTCATCCCTTGGCTCTCGGGTCTCACCTTCTTGCTGGCCTTGTACTCGCTCTACTTGCTCTACGTGGGTATCCCGATGCTGGTGCGCTGTCCAGATGAACAGGTGCTCACCTTCTCCGTGAGTGGCATGGTGGTGCTCTATGTGCTTTTCGTTGTGGCATACGCAGTACCCAGGGCCATGATGGCCCTGTTCTGA
- a CDS encoding glycosyltransferase family 4 protein has product MANMSKRVLFVAYYFPPLGMGGVQRAAKFVKYLPEFGWEPVVVTVKDVAYFARDEALAREVEGRRIHRTGSLDPQRLLAIVRGGNEAEGDTNASRGLGSLWKAYETLSKWVFVPDGKVLWLPFAMCRAIRAAKTGRISVVVTTSPPVSAHLVGLVLRWGLGCRWVADFRDQWTGGHLDLSPTRLHAVLNRALERLVLRCVDAVVCVSRELSLSLRDKSGRESLPVAIIPNGYDEQDFRPVPPRRSSTRNIVYCGSISRLADPSNLLKACASLVSRRPEFRRILRVTFVGESIGLDLPGLVARLGLDRLVDCTGYVEHDKAVRFLQEADLLVLLLTGTTSRDVVPGKVFEYLRAGKPILAIVPPGETADLLRGYAPGAVLTDNSVASIEQGLMEVLTRPARTHRVDMLRLQRFERRYLTGQLAEVLNKASGRQEEDSGNLESRALDARAHYERTTKE; this is encoded by the coding sequence ATGGCTAACATGTCCAAAAGAGTCCTCTTCGTTGCCTACTACTTCCCGCCGTTGGGCATGGGAGGGGTCCAGCGGGCCGCCAAGTTCGTCAAGTACTTGCCCGAGTTTGGCTGGGAACCGGTTGTGGTCACGGTGAAGGACGTCGCTTACTTTGCCAGGGACGAGGCGCTGGCACGGGAAGTGGAAGGGAGGCGCATCCACCGTACGGGTTCCCTGGACCCGCAGCGCCTGCTGGCGATAGTGCGCGGGGGTAATGAGGCAGAGGGCGACACGAATGCGTCTCGAGGGCTCGGTTCGTTGTGGAAGGCCTATGAGACTCTGTCGAAGTGGGTTTTCGTTCCGGATGGCAAGGTGTTGTGGCTACCCTTCGCCATGTGCCGTGCCATAAGGGCGGCCAAGACGGGGAGGATCTCTGTGGTGGTGACCACCTCGCCGCCCGTGTCGGCGCATCTGGTAGGGTTGGTGTTGCGTTGGGGACTTGGCTGCCGTTGGGTGGCGGACTTTCGCGACCAGTGGACCGGAGGCCACCTTGATCTCTCGCCAACTCGCCTGCACGCGGTTCTGAACAGAGCCCTGGAGAGGCTTGTTCTGCGGTGCGTCGACGCCGTCGTCTGCGTGTCGCGCGAACTCTCGCTAAGCCTGCGCGACAAGTCGGGTCGGGAGAGTCTTCCCGTCGCCATCATCCCGAACGGTTACGACGAGCAAGATTTCCGGCCGGTACCGCCCCGGAGGAGTTCAACACGCAATATCGTCTACTGCGGCAGCATAAGCCGCCTGGCTGACCCTTCTAACCTCCTGAAGGCTTGTGCTTCCCTGGTGAGCCGGCGGCCCGAGTTTCGCCGCATTTTGCGCGTGACGTTTGTCGGCGAGAGCATTGGCCTGGACTTGCCGGGGTTGGTAGCGCGCCTGGGACTTGATAGGCTGGTGGATTGCACCGGTTACGTGGAACACGACAAAGCCGTGCGCTTTCTTCAAGAAGCCGACCTGCTTGTGTTGCTTCTCACCGGCACCACCTCACGCGATGTCGTGCCGGGCAAAGTTTTTGAGTACCTGCGCGCCGGCAAGCCAATCCTGGCTATTGTGCCTCCTGGAGAGACGGCGGACCTCTTGCGAGGCTACGCCCCGGGAGCGGTGCTCACCGACAATAGCGTGGCATCTATTGAGCAGGGGCTCATGGAAGTGCTCACGCGTCCAGCTCGCACGCACCGTGTGGACATGCTCAGGCTGCAGCGGTTCGAGCGCAGGTACCTCACGGGTCAGCTTGCAGAAGTTCTGAACAAGGCGAGTGGGCGGCAAGAGGAAGATTCGGGCAATTTGGAGAGTCGTGCTCTAGACGCTCGAGCTCATTATGAAAGGACAACCAAGGAGTAG
- a CDS encoding ribonuclease HI family protein gives MLIYVDGAARGNPGPAGAGAVLMDAIGKVVAQVSAYLGECTNNVAEYKALELALQKALEMGARAVRVRTDSALMARQLNGQFRVKNGNLVPLHQRVSALVAQFERFAIEEVPREANKKADVLANNAIDAALASERSGS, from the coding sequence CTGCTCATCTACGTGGACGGCGCAGCACGCGGCAACCCGGGTCCGGCAGGAGCTGGGGCGGTGCTCATGGACGCCATTGGCAAGGTGGTTGCCCAGGTCAGTGCCTACCTGGGCGAATGCACGAACAACGTTGCCGAGTACAAAGCACTGGAACTGGCGTTGCAAAAGGCCTTGGAGATGGGCGCACGCGCCGTTCGAGTGCGCACCGACAGCGCGCTGATGGCCAGGCAGCTCAACGGCCAATTCCGTGTCAAGAATGGCAACCTGGTGCCTCTCCACCAACGTGTCAGCGCTCTTGTGGCCCAGTTTGAGCGATTTGCCATTGAGGAGGTGCCTCGCGAGGCGAACAAGAAGGCGGATGTCCTGGCGAATAACGCTATCGACGCGGCCCTTGCAAGTGAGAGAAGCGGCTCGTAG
- a CDS encoding glucose-1-phosphate thymidylyltransferase, whose product MKALITSGGKGTRLRPLTHTQNKHLLPIANKPILFNALDFVAEAGIKEVGIVTNAEGLEVREAVGDGSRWGINVTYIPQEAPLGLAHVVKISQDFIGEEPFVFYLGDNMVVGGIKRFIEEFERQKSNCHLTLAKVKDPERFGVPEIKDGRIVRIEEKPKVPKSQYAVAGIYIYDSCIFEAVNNIQPSARGELEISDAHQYLLERGYKVTYSEITGWWKDTGKPQDILEANRLVLEHLQPHIDGSIDEASYVAGAVTIEEGARIIGSHIRGPAIIGKRTVIENSYIGPYTSIQDDCFIRNSEVEFSIVMSHCRILDVGIRIESSLLGYHAEVVRANGIPKTHRFMIGDQSRVEVA is encoded by the coding sequence ATGAAAGCTCTCATCACCAGCGGGGGCAAAGGGACACGGTTGCGGCCTCTGACGCACACGCAAAACAAGCATCTGTTGCCCATCGCTAACAAGCCGATTCTGTTCAACGCATTGGATTTTGTGGCGGAGGCGGGTATTAAAGAGGTGGGTATCGTGACCAACGCCGAGGGACTGGAGGTCCGCGAGGCCGTGGGAGACGGCTCCCGCTGGGGGATCAATGTGACTTACATTCCCCAAGAGGCCCCTCTCGGCCTGGCGCACGTGGTGAAGATTTCTCAAGACTTTATTGGCGAGGAGCCCTTCGTTTTCTATCTCGGTGACAACATGGTCGTCGGCGGCATAAAGCGCTTCATTGAGGAATTTGAGCGCCAGAAATCCAATTGCCACCTGACCCTGGCCAAGGTGAAGGATCCCGAGAGATTCGGCGTTCCCGAGATCAAGGACGGTAGGATCGTACGCATCGAAGAAAAGCCCAAGGTTCCCAAGAGTCAATACGCGGTTGCCGGCATCTACATCTACGACAGCTGCATCTTCGAGGCAGTTAACAACATTCAGCCCAGCGCCAGAGGCGAGCTGGAGATATCCGATGCTCACCAATATCTGCTCGAAAGGGGATACAAGGTCACTTACTCCGAAATCACAGGTTGGTGGAAGGACACGGGCAAGCCGCAGGACATCTTGGAGGCGAATCGGCTGGTGTTGGAGCATCTGCAGCCGCACATCGATGGGAGCATTGATGAAGCCTCGTACGTGGCCGGGGCGGTGACCATCGAGGAGGGTGCGCGCATTATTGGCAGCCATATTCGCGGCCCGGCCATCATAGGCAAGCGCACCGTCATCGAAAACAGCTACATCGGCCCTTACACCTCCATCCAGGACGACTGTTTTATCCGCAACAGCGAGGTGGAGTTCAGCATTGTGATGTCGCACTGTCGCATTCTGGACGTTGGCATCCGCATCGAGAGCAGTCTGCTGGGCTACCATGCGGAGGTGGTGCGCGCCAACGGCATCCCGAAGACGCACCGTTTCATGATCGGTGACCAGAGTCGCGTAGAAGTGGCCTAA